One window of the Magnolia sinica isolate HGM2019 chromosome 19, MsV1, whole genome shotgun sequence genome contains the following:
- the LOC131235233 gene encoding protein PHOTOPERIOD-INDEPENDENT EARLY FLOWERING 1-like isoform X1 produces the protein MASKGPRSKLDHETRARRQKALEAPREPPRPKTHWDHVLEEMVWLSKDFEAERKWKLALAKKVAIRVSKSMGDHASRGEKKVKEGEQRLRKIALNISKDVKKFWMKIEKLVLYKHQLELEERKKRALDKQLNFLLGQTERYSTMLAENLVNVPLSHKTARLESETKLPSDRKRGVDEGNLIGSTERPEPRSDNADGDYGIQSQDESEDDEHTIVEDEALITEEERREELEALQNEMDLPLEELLKRYTKNKVSREGSPGSGEDVTEAAQKAKDKFRCKKDVCGTTLLKKVEGKLLEGALISSDSSSELPDLANQGNGSLPSKLLEKCLDADNVPACEENHLPIGRKIKSSNSVPAASQFCGESSSEFSKLEDQISITKTCQSKLSSKGCTVSDEECLPLDSVDELDDRDYVVADGEEKDDETTLLEEEELAKEEPNDPLDEIKLLQQENEMTIEELLARYKKDSYTEEDTQTESEYASTSSEEQAGHSADCDIELETRNVSVDDNDDDAVEQGGSVEAMARHNEVKLDNNSEEGRESENIIADAAAAARSAQPTGNTFSTTKVRTKFPFLIKHPLREYQHIGLDWLVTMYEKRLNGILADEMGLGKTIMTISLLAHLACEKGIWGQHLIVVPTSVMLNWETEFLKWCPAFKILTYFGSAKERKFKRQGWLKPNSFHVCITTYRLVIQDSKAFKRKKWKYLILDEAHLIKNWKSQRWQTLLNFNSKRRILLTGTPLQNDLMELWSLMHFLMPHIFQSHQEFKDWFSNPISGMVEGQEKVNKEVVDRLHNVLRPFILRRLKRDVEKQLPKKYEHVIYCRLSKRQRNLYEDFIASSETQATLASGSFFGMISVIMQLRKVCNHPDLFEGRPIISSFDMVGIDAQLSSLVCTMLSSGPFSEVDLRGLSILFTHLDFNMTSWEVDEVTAIATPSSLFEEVSPEPVDKARNCHRTHDHQRKAHGTNIFEEIQKALQEERMKQARERAASIAWWNSLQCRKKPVYGTNLRELATIKHPVYDIHQQKRKPSCYMNFSSKLADIVLLPEERSEMMLDLIESFMFAIPAARAPSPDYWCSKSGAPVFLHPSYKEKCTEALAPLLTPIRPAIVRRQVYFPDRRLIQFDCGKLQELAVLLRRLKSEGHRALIFTQMTKMLDILEAFINLYGYTYMRLDGSTQPEERQTLMQRFNTNPKFFLFILSTRSGGVGINLVGADTVIFYDSDWNPAMDQQAQDRCHRIGQTREVHIYRLISESTIEENILKKANQKRALDDLVIQSGSYNTEFFKKLDPMELFSGHGTLPVENLRKGSSTAVESSNGGTEEVLLSNADVEAALKHAEDEADYMALKKLEQEEAVENQEFTEDAIGRLEDDEIGIEDDVKPDDKITEEQTGSTAIVRMDVGATSNGGNLNEERALTLATEEDDVDMLADVKQMAAAAAAAGQASSSFENQLRPIDRYAMRFLDLWDPIIDKSAIEPQVAFEEAEWELDHIEKFKEDLEAENDEDEEPLLYERWDADFATEAYRQQVEALAQRQLMEDLESEAKEMEDADNERDESNRNEAAVERKPKKSKKKTKKTKFKSLKKGALASEPEELHKELPIEQISVDDKAPSPEALSPDTMPHSPPIQKKRKKSQTAPEEEKVSKKSSKKLTKATESSPMEDSSTSDKQHVETKKLKSGDRVTDLDSKLTSRSKMGGKISITFMPVKRVLTIKSEKLKKRGNVWSRDCIPSPDSWSSQEDAILCAIVHEYSTHWSLVSDTLYGMTAGGYYRGRFRHPAHCCERFRELFFKYISSTTTDHPNNEKISSAGPGKALLKVTEDNVRTLLDVASELPDNELLIQKHFTAILSSVWRAKMRSDRHQSMSSSRNGFYSTGRYSSYATSRISGKSRTESDKMKMPNLGQSSKVAAVLNGANRAPREDSLPPSSRQEAPAIAERLELTLEFGRNRNEWGTHLPSVINMSVWGSDPPRLTDEPRGRSLLPESSCNIAENRFRMASNSCSEGEGLGWALSAFPTCDVVRSRPGSKSQPLGKHKAASDSIKPMKSSKLLKTMEPNESPTMISKLALPSPVTASKSPILSPNPPLFAAIPENDDLDPFFPGVDSALPEAGSSESVPYEYDPNFITGLEDWKSLHDDIMDIG, from the exons atGGCTTCGAAAGGCCCTAGGTCTAAACTCGACCATGAGACAAGAGCTAGGCGTCAAAAG GCTCTTGAAGCTCCAAGAGAACCTCCTCGCCCCAAAACACATTGGGATCATGTTTTAGAGGAGATGGTTTGGTTATCAAAG GACTTTGAAGCAGAGAGAAAGTGGAAATTGGCCTTGGCGAAGAAGGTTGCTATTCGAGTCAGTAAGAGCATGGGGGATCATGCCTCAAGAGgagaaaagaaagtgaag GAAGGAGAGCAGCGGTTGAGGAAAATTGCACTCAATATTTCTAAAGACgtgaagaagttttggatgaaaataGAGAAGCTG GTTCTGTACAAGCATCAGCTGGAGcttgaggaaagaaagaaaagggcaCTTGATAAGCAGCTTAATTTCCTTTTAGGCCAGACAGAAAG GTACTCCACAATGCTTGCAGAAAATCTTGTTAATGTGCCACTTTCTCATAAAACAGCACGCTTAGAGTCTGAGACGAAACTACCAAGTGATCGAAAGAGAGGAGTGGATGAAGGAAATCTTATAGGAAGCACAGAACGCCCTG AACCTCGGTCAGATAATGCAGATGGCGACTATGGTATACAATCTCAAGATGAATCT GAAGACGATGAGCATACTATTGTGGAGGATGAAGCTCTTATAACTGAGGAAGAACGGAGAGAAGAATTGGAAGCTTTGCAAAATGAAATGGATCTACCGCTTGAGGAGCTTCTGAAACGATACACTAAGAATAAAG TTAGCAGGGAAGGAAGCCCAGGAAGTGGTGAAGATGTTACTGAAGCTGCCCAGAAAGCAAAGGATAAATTCAGGTGTAAGAAAGATGTGTGTGGAACAACACTCTTGAAGAAGGTGGAAGGGAAATTACTCGAGGGAGCATTGATTAGTTCTGATTCCTCTAGTGAACTTCCAGATCTAGCAAACCAAGGAAATGGCTCTTTACCATCCAAGCTTCTTGAGAAGTGCTTGGATGCTGATAATGTTCCTGCATGCGAGGAAAATCATCTTCCTATTGGCAGGAAGATCAAATCCAGCAACTCAGTCCCTGCTGCAAGTCAGTTCTGT GGAGAAAGTAGCAGTGAATTTTCTAAGCTGGAAGACCAGATTTCAATCACTAAGACATGTCAATCCAAACTTAGCTCAAAGGGTTGCACTGTATCAGATGAAGAATGTTTGCCGCTAGATTCTGTTGATGAGCTG GATGATAGGGATTATGTTGTTGCTGATGGAGAAGAAAAG GATGATGAGACAACCTTGCTAGAAGAGGAGGAGCTGGCAAAAGAAGAACCAAATGACCCCCTGGATGAG ATAAAGTTACTGCAACAagagaatgaaatgaccatagaAGAGCTGCTTGCAAGGTATAAAAAG GATTCCTACACTGAGGAAGACACCCAGACGGAATCTGAATATGCATCGACAAGTTCGGAGGAGCAGGCAGGTCATTCAGCAGATTGCGACATTGAACTGGAAACCCGAAATGTTTCGGTGGATGACAATGATGACGATGCAGTTGAGCAGGGTGGATCTGTTGAAGCCATGGCAAGACATAATGAAGTGAAACTCGACAATAATtctgaagaagggagagagagtgaaaaTATAATTGCTGATGCAGCCGCTGCTGCAAGATCAGCACAACCGACTGGGAACACATTCTCGACAACCAAAGTACGTACAAAGttccctttccttattaaacATCCTCTCCGGGAGTACCAACATATTGGTCTGGATTGGCTTGTCACGATGTATGAGAAGCGACTCAATGGAATTCTAGCTGACGAAATGGGCCTAGGGAAGACAATCATGACAATTTCTCTTCTAGCACACCTGGCATGTGAGAAGGGTATATGGGGACAGCACCTGATAGTTGTCCCCACCAGTGTTATGCTCAACTGGGAAACCGAGTTCCTTAAATGGTGCCCTGCTTTTAAAATTCTGACCTACTTTGGAAGTGCAAAAGAACGGAAGTTCAAAAGGCAAGGCTGGCTAAAGCCCAACTCATTCCATGTATGCATCACGACATACAGACTCGTCATACAAGATTCAAAAGCTTTCAAGAGGAAGAAATGGAAATATCTAATTCTggatgaagcccatttgattaaGAACTGGAAATCCCAGAGGTGGCAAACTCTGTTGAACTTCAACTCGAAGCGGCGGATTCTATTGACAGGGACACCTCTGCAGAATGACCTCATGGAACTCTGGTCGTTGATGCATTTCTTGATGCCACATATTTTTCAATCTCATCAGGAATTCAAGGACTGGTTCAGCAATCCAATTTCGGGTATGGTGGAGGGGCAGGAGAAAGTAAATAAAGAAGTTGTTGATCGCTTACACAATGTGCTCCGTCCTTTCATACTGCGGCGGCTAAAAAGGGATGTGGAGAAGCAGCTGCCAAAGAAGTACGAACATGTGATATATTGTAGACTCTCGAAAAGGCAGCGGAACTTGTATGAAGATTTTATTGCAAGCTCAGAAACACAAGCGACATTGGCCAGTGGAAGTTTCTTTGGGATGATTAGTGTCATAATGCAACTTCGCAAAGTCTGCAATCATCCGGACCTTTTCGAAGGCCGCCCAATCATAAGTTCATTTGACATGGTTGGTATTGACGCACAACTCAGTTCCTTGGTTTGTACAATGCTTTCTTCTGGCCCATTCTCTGAAGTTGATCTCAGAGGTTTATCAATTTTATTTACTCATCTTGATTTCAACATGACATCTTGGGAGGTTGATGAGGTAACAGCTATTGCTACCCCTTCTAGTTTATTCGAAGAGGTTAGCCCAGAGCCTGTAGACAAAGCGAGGAATTGTCACAGGACTCATGATCATCAGAGGAAAGCACATGGAACTAATATTTTTGAGGAGATTCAGAAGGCACTTCAGGAGGAAAGAATGAAGCAGGCAAGAGAAAGGGCAGCATCCATTGCATGGTGGAATTCATTACAGTGCAGGAAGAAGCCTGTCTATGGAACAAACCTAAGGGAACTTGCTACCATAAAGCACCCTGTTTATGATATTCATCAGCAGAAAAGGAAACCCTCTTGCTACATGAACTTCTCATCGAAGCTGGCTGATATTGTCCTGTTGCCGGAAGAACGCTCTGAGATGATGCTTGACCTGATCGAGTCTTTTATGTTTGCAATTCCGGCAGCACGAGCCCCTTCACCTGATTACTGGTGCAGTAAATCAGGTGCTCCTGTGTTTCTGCACCCCTCTTATAAGGAGAAATGCACGGAGGCCCTTGCACCACTTCTAACACCAATCAGACCTGCCATTGTTCGGCGGCAAGTATATTTTCCTGATAGGCGACTCATACAGTTTGATTGTGGTAAGCTGCAGGAGCTTGCAGTCCTGCTGAGACGTTTAAAATCAGAAGGCCACAGAGCGTTAATATTCACTCAAATGACAAAAATGCTCGATATACTGGAGGCATTCATTAACCTGTATGGTTACACGTATATGCGTTTAGATGGTTCCACTCAGCCTGAAGAGCGGCAAACTTTGATGCAGCGGTTTAACACAAATCccaaattttttctttttattttatctaCTCGAAGTGGCGGTGTTGGTATTAACTTAGTTGGAGCAGATACAGTCATCTTCTATGACAGCGACTGGAATCCTGCTATGGATCAACAAGCACAAGATAGGTGCCACAGGATTGGGCAAACACGAGAAGTGCACATTTATAGGCTGATTAGCGAGAGTACAATTGAAGAGAATATCTTAAAGAAAGCAAATCAGAAGCGAGCACTCGATGATTTGGTCATACAGAGTGGCAGTTACAACACTGAATTCTTTAAAAAGCTTGATCCAATGGAATTATTCTCAGGTCATGGAACGCTTCCCGTCGAGAATCTGCGGAAAGGAAGCTCAACTGCTGTTGAAAGCTCTAACGGTGGAACGGAGGAGGTTCTTTTATCGAATGCCGATGTGGAAGCTGCTTTGAAGCATGCAGAAGATGAAGCCGATTATATGGCTTTGAAAAAGCTTGAACAGGAAGAGGCTGTGGAGAATCAGGAATTCACAGAAGATGCCATTGGGAGATTAGAGGATGATGAGATTGGAATTGAGGATGATGTAAAGCCTGATGACAAGATCACTGAAGAACAGACTGGTTCTACTGCCATTGTAAGGATGGATGTGGGTGCCACCTCTAATGGTGGTAATCTGAATGAAGAAAGAGCTCTTACTTTAGCCACAGAAGAGGACGATGTTGACATGCTGGCTGACGTGAAGCAGATGgcagcagcggcagcagcagcaggtCAAGCAAGTTCctcttttgaaaatcaactccgTCCAATTGATAGATATGCAATGCGCTTCCTGGATCTTTGGGACCCGATAATAGACAAGTCTGCAATAGAGCCTCAAGTTGCATTTGAAGAGGCGGAATGGGAACTGGATCATATTGAGAAATTCAAGGAGGATCTAGAAGCTGAgaatgatgaagatgaggaaccATTGCTATATGAAA GATGGGATGCTGACTTTGCAACCGAGGCATACAGGCAGCAAGTTGAGGCCTTAGCTCAGCGTCAG TTGATGGAAGATCTAGAATCTGAAGCTAAAGAGATGGAAGATGCAGATAATGAAAGAGATGAGTCTAATAG GAATGAGGCTGCAGTTGAGAGGAAACCAAAGAAGtcgaaaaagaaaacaaagaagacGAAGTTCAAGTCTCTGAAGAAAGGAGCTCTTGCGTCTGAACCAGAAGAGTTGCACAAGGAATTACCAATAGAACAAATATCTGTTGATGATAAGGCTCCTTCTCCTGAGGCTCTCTCTCCAGACACCATGCCACATTCTCCTCCTATTCAGAAGAAGCGTAAGAAGTCTCAAACAGCACCAGAGGAAGAAAAAGTCTCAAAGAAAAGCTCAAAGAAACTCACAAAGGCCACCGAAAGCAGTCCCATGGAAGATTCCAGCACTTCGGATAAACAGCACGTCGAAACCAAAAAGCTAAAATCTGGTGACCGAGTGACTGATCTGGATTCCAAACTGACGAGCCGGAGCAAGATGGGAGGGAAGATCTCCATTACGTTCATGCCAGTAAAGCGTGTTTTGACAATCAAGTCGGAGAAGTTAAAGAAGAGGGGAAATGTTTGGTCGAGAGATTGTATTCCGTCACCAGATTCCTGGTCGTCACAGGAGGATGCAATACTATGTGCTATCGTGCACGAGTACAGTACCCACTGGAGCTTGGTGAGTGATACGCTTTATGGCATGACTGCTGGTGGGTATTACAGAGGACGGTTTCGCCATCCTGCCCATTGCTGTGAGAGATTCAGGGAGCTATTTTTCAAATACATATCATCTACTACAACTGACCATCCTAACAATGAGAAAATCAGCTCTGCCGGTCCTGGAAAGGCACTTCTCAAAGTGACAGAG GATAATGTCCGCACATTACTTGATGTGGCAAGTGAGCTGCCTGATAATGAATTGCTCATTCAGAAACACTTCACAGCCATACTTTCTTCAGTCTGGAGGGCAAAAATGCGGTCAGACCGTCATCAGAGTATGTCGTCTTCCCGGAACGGCTTTTATTCCACTGGCAGGTATTCCTCTTATGCCACAAGCCGTATTTCTGGAAAGTCCAGAACGGAATCGGATAAGATGAAAATGCCAAATTTGGGCCAGAGCAGCAAGGTAGCAGCGGTGCTCAACGGTGCTAACAGAGCACCACGAGAAGATTCACTGCCTCCATCCAGCAGGCAAGAAGCACCAGCTATAGCAGAACGATTGGAACTAACGTTGGAGTTCGGGAGAAACCGAAATGAATGGGGAACCCATTTGCCATCGGTCATAAATATGTCAGTATGGGGCTCAGATCCACCACGACTGACAGATGAACCACGAGGGAGAAGTTTGCTACCAGAATCTTCTTGCAACATAGCTGAGAACCGCTTCAG GATGGCATCGAACTCTTGCTCTGAGGGTGAAGGTCTGGGCTGGGCTTTGTCAGCTTTTCCCACCTGCGATGTTGTTCGATCCCGACCCGGTTCAAAATCTCAGCCGTTAGGCAAGCACAAGGCTGCTTCCGATTCAATCAAGCCCATGAAGTCATCCAAGCTCCTGAAAACTATGGAACCAAATGAGTCGCCCACCATGATCAGTAAATTGGCACTTCCATCACCTGTAACAGCTTCCAAAAGTCCCATTTTGAGTCCCAATCCACCTCTCTTCGCTGCAATCCCTGAGAATGATGATTTAGATCCTTTCTTCCCTGGAGTGGACAGTGCTCTTCCAGAGGCGGGGAGTTCCGAATCTGTTCCGTATGAGTATGACCCTAACTTTATCACAGGCCTTGAGGATTGGAAATCGTTACATGATGACATCATGGACATAGGATGA